The genomic region aaatgctaCATTACAAATATCACTCATACaagtaaaatttgatttaatatgaGTGATtgaattataacattatataacattatttgtaacatgtatgtatttattatacatcttATTAATGTACTGCGTGCACTATAATTACGACAATtatcagatttttataaaatttagtgttaaatataattcaccTTTTGGACGCTACAGAAATCTACAATATTTGGCAACAATATTTACTTAACCGCATTTATACTTCATGCGTGTCTAACTGAATTCAAAATCCGCGGCAGCAAAGCTTATATACCTACATGGTTGCTATTACCCGACCGGTCTTCTTGGAGCacgagttaaaattaaatccaaCGTCCCTTGATCATTCACTAGCACAGAGATTCGTGacgattctttttttcgtGTTTACCTTCAAACAAGATCATTAATCTTTTGTTGAACTGAGTCAAGGGTGAcgtttttttcaattgctgcttcaatcatatatatgtatgtatacgcatgatgttatctatatatatatatatatatatatatatatatatatatatatatatgtgtaaacatGTATAAAggatttaaatagatataaatatatttacaagtttaagtaaaattttgttaaattaaagtatagaatattttataaacgccATTTTTGACTATCATATTCTTATAACATTTTACGTAGAATGTTGTgagaaatcgatttatataaaataattagaataattttatttaaaaaaacttaacttaacttaacaataatatagttATCCTTTATATAACCTTGACTCctaaaattaaactaatatttctatcttttctCCCCTTGATTTCCAGATATTCgacttgttaataaaaatgaccctgtacacaaatatatatatatatatatatatatatatatatatatatatatgtatatttatatttttatatatttatatatttatataattattataattaaaaagaattagatattattagatagaattacgtatataataaaaaaatatatatagtaaaaaaaaaaaaaaaaaaaaaaaaagaatgtataacatgtatttatagtaatttttatttataaatttatttataaatttatctaacaaatttacattaaagtaataaataaaatgtaagttAAATGCAAAcgttaatgtttatttgattattaaataaattttagatattatattttagatatgttAAGGCGATATCACAAGTAACAGaatttggaaaaaagaaattttacatagagagtttatacaatttatttatcatattttataaatcatatatcacTTTTGTTATTTCTCTTCAACATTAAATGTTTGTAACTTCATTGCATGTATTACTagtaataaacaatttttttaactaaaccaagtttttataattctataaattctatattctaAATAGATAAGAGAATGGAACTTACCTTGTATTATTGAGGTCAATGTTATGACCTTATAAGTAACTAGTGACAGAGCGGTTACCCTTGCCGATTTTAACGAGCAGGAAGGTTTTAggaaatcatttaatatttacttgttattccttattataataaatccaTAGAATTTAaagtaacataatattttaaataacttgtgAAACATCGTATTCGatacatgttatatttttacattttaagtaCATGTAGTGTATGAGGATCAAAGGAAAacctatttataataatataaatgacaaaaaaggacatggaaaaattatagattttaaaatacgtacaccaatacattaaaatttttattgttcttcGTACaagtgtaataatatatcgcACAAgtatagaaaaattgttttttattgataaaaaatattgctcttTCTATATAGAGTTCTATATagtgtttcaaaattaaaccGATGAACCAAGGTggttatacataataaaaaaacaagtttGTCAATAAACCCGTGTCCGTAAATGAACTGTTTTGCCACCAGAGAATCAAAAACTAACAATGAGACATACTTTATGTCTCAGTTGAAGTCCATGAACCGAATGCAATCTTTGTAATGGAAATAAATGGCATTTCGAACAACTGCCGTAAAAATATACTTCACTTTGAAAAAGTCAGTATATGGTCAAAATGGCTCGTTTGCGGACATAGACATTTACATATCGACAAAATTGACCTGTTTTGATGTTCTTTATAATCATTTGAAGTTTGCCGGTCCAATTTTAGGATACAGCgtatattacgtatatattacttgcgacaaaaaaaaaataaatattttttatcaaaaaatttagtcaaatatatatatatatatatatatatatatatatctcttatatTCAATATCCAATAATTTAGTTACATacgtattattaaatgtaggcttattttaatcaaaatttgagcaaaattaacaaaaactaTTTgtaaaacgtcaatttttttatctttcttaaaaCATATCGAATACTctgtttaatttcttctttcccTTTTCTTCTCATGTAAGATATTcgtcgtaaaattatattataacggATACAAATTAAAGTTTACCAATAtccttaattttataataatattagtagattgaaaagatgatttttttataaactaaaaattgtGGTACGAGTTCTTGCAGGCGCAAGAGTTTTGCAAGAGTCAGCGACCGATGTGGATCCGTGCACTTGCACATCATCAACGTAGGTTGTTTAATGTTGTTGAGTATGATCATTAAATGTTAAACAACAATGATGGCGAGAATAATATGTCTTTTCGTATAACAGAATAAAGAGCatgctatatttattatacgttgCATATTTTAACGCTGCAGTACAATcgtactttaaaatatctttttgataTTCTCTCTTCATTTGCCAATTAGGTTTTAATGATTGTTGATAGTGATGATGAATAAATTGATACATACACATTTGTATGATAGTATATATGAATGGCAAATAAGATTGTAAATCTTAACATCATGCAACatctaaattacattataatatgtaaaataataaaaattaatttattaaattagtctttaatttcatattttttatttagacaatataaataattttaataaaaagatatttcatagCAAGTAGTACTCCGTctactttgatattaataaatatttgaagagacgcataaaaataaaaaatatggaaactATCACGTTtactacaaaataaaatttttaaacatttttattagctaAAATTCTACTATTTACAAAagagtataaattaataaaattattcgattCAATACCGTCAGacaaataaatctataataatgtCGCGTAACATCTATTACAAAATCCTTCTGATTATGCGCTATTTGTCGTCATATGCAACAAAGTAAAAACTTATCTGCATTTCTTCTATATACGAGTATATGTGCTACACCGATTTTTTAGAATCTGTTGTAATATTCTGTGCAATTTTATAagttagattattttatttttcaaaatcaactTTCATAAATCTGTTTTGTATTCCTCTACTCTTTAACACCAgagatgaataattaatttaatataaatttacttatcaatttactcacattttataaaactagatTTCATTCAGGAAACCATTATTAGTGCCCAGAATTGTGTATATGGTACATggaacgttttttttttttttttttttttttttttttttttttcttttccattgAGACTGAACcgtaaaagattgaaaaaaaagcttaggaaaaaattattagtcgCAAAGTAGTAGGAgggggggaaaaaaaatatgaaaaatagattTGTCCGTGTAACCACTGAAACAcgtaaatcataaaaattaattaaagagaaagaaagaaaatttagataattttttttataaggatTATCTTTTTGACTGAtctcatgtatgtatataatctaccctatttattaattcgggagaaaaagataagattataatacatggcaaataaatttaaaagaaaaataacattcgCGCTAAAAGAATTTCTAATTAGTTTTGTCATCACTTTATGAGAAAGTCTACGATTACTCGAAAGCGACTGTTACTCGTTACTTTTAAGCGACGATTGTCTTGTGCCAAAACTGGGTTCCAAAGGCACCAAGTAAGTAACTTTCTCGCTAGCATTGATAGCGTCCTGTTTGAGATCAGACGTATTCTTCCTAGTGGGTCTTCGAGGTCGCTGTATGACCTCCTCATACGCAGCATATTCGGGCCTAGCTACTGGCCGTTGTTTTTTCAAGTAGTATACGGCAGAAGCATTTTCCGGCACGTAATTTTGTTGTGTGGCCTTAACAACTGTTTGAGGTATCGGAGTAACGCTATAACCAGCATTAATAAGGGCGGATAATTCTTCTTGATTTAAAGGCTGTTGATCCTTAGTCGACGGTATACGTACAACTTGAGGATTGTTGAACTGATCTTGATCGATAATCTCCTCGATGGTGAGAGACTTAAAGGGTGACTTTTTCAAGAGACCCGACTGAGAAATGTAGACAGAGGATTGAGTAGGTGCAACCTTGAGCTTGTGCATTTGTCGAGGTTGATTGATAACAGGTTGAACGTAACCTTGTTCTTCAACGTTGGAGTGGTCGTTAGACGTGGTAGACGTAGTAGTAGAGTCTGGCTTAGTCACCGATCTAGGAGCATAGGTAGAGCCAGAAACCTGATATTTGTTTACGTCATCAttggtaaaataattattaggtGATGGGAGTTTAGGAGTAGTAGGTAGAAGGTATTGAACGACTGGCGTGCCTTCGGGATCTACTTTCTTAGCCTCGGCCTGAGCTCTTGCGACCGCCAGAATCTCGCTATTAGCTTTAGCGCGTGACTGTTGATAAACTTTATACAGAGCCTCGGCCTGAGCTTGTGCCAGCGCCTGCGCTTGAGCCTGGGCACGTAATTGATTTCTCTCAAAATTTAAAGCATCGTGATGGGCTTTTTCCTGAGCTCTCACATGAGCCTGTTGCTGTGCTTCGACTTGGCGTATAGCATCAGCGTGAGCCTTGTATTCAGCATCTGTTTGAAGTCTTCTGGCCTCAGCGGCTTCGGCAGCCGCCTGTGCCTTCAGTTTGGCTCTATAAGCGGCTTCTGGATCTTTTGGCTGCAGCCGACCCTCGATATGAGCTTGTCCGGCCTCGCTGACGTGATCTCCTTGTTGAATTTGCTCCAAGGCGGTTTGCTGTCTGTATCTCTCATGATCAATTCTGATCTGTTCTAGAGCGGCCTCGTGATGTTTTTGGTACGATGCTTGAGCTACCTTCTGGAAAGCTAAGGCTTGTGCCTCGGCTTGAGCCTGAGCCCTGGCATTCGTTTCGGCTTCAGCCTGAACTTGCGCTTGATGAGCTTTCAGCTGAGCACTATCATCCACGTAATCATATTGCGGAGATGGTCTGAAAGGTCGGTCTTGAGCGCCCTTTGTAACGTAATCTGCCACTTGCGCTGTTTGGTACTGAAGTTGAACCGGTTGTTGCGTATCGATCGACTGGTATGTCGCTGCAACTCGCTGCTGCGGTGGATAACGGGGGGGTGGACTAGTCTCAATATGATACTGCTCAGGTAATTGAGATGCCGGTGCTACCGCCGATTTGATCGGATATCCTTGTTGTGAATACTCGCCTTTAGATTGCGCTGGAATCAGGTTAAATTCTTGGGCCTGATTGGCGGATACCAATTGCAGCAACTCCTGCTCGAAAGTGCCCAATTTCGGTGAAGTATAAGACTCTACTTGATACGTGGATGCTCCGGACGGACCGCGCGTCTGTTGCAATGCCGCGGCACGATGCTGCGCGTCGACGTGTGCCTGAGCTTGCGCTACAGCTTCCACTTGACCTAATGCTTGAGGATGTAATTGAGCTCTCGATCTAGGAGGAACCACCGTAGGTTTTCGGTAATTGTAATATGCCTGTTGCAGCGCCTGCTGCTGTTTGGCATAAGCTGGAAGCGGTCTGCGCTGAGCCACATTATTTGAGCTTGTATATGGTTGCGGTTCACTTCCGGTAAATTGTCGTAAAACAGCTAAATATTCAGGCGACAGctgaaatttatacaaatttttttctttcattttcgtagaatatttacgtaaaatatgttttatataattagagtGATGTGTAAAGACAGAGATATACAATTTATgaagtaatatttaacaaattataagttatatatatatatacaatcgaAGAAATTCAGAAATTAAGcagaatatgtataatagatgGACAagaatactatatatatagctatGTATTATTGTGTAACGTAGCAGTCATCGTATATGCCCATCATTTCGATTGGACTTTCCCAggtattgtaattttaattagagataCGCAAGAGTTAAGAATaaggattaaaaataaatcaaaagcGATACAACAAACAAGCAAGAAAATCAACAATCCGAGATAGTTGCTGTCGTTTCATTGAATCTGACAGTGAGTGCTGAACT from Anoplolepis gracilipes chromosome 6, ASM4749672v1, whole genome shotgun sequence harbors:
- the LOC140666985 gene encoding uncharacterized protein gives rise to the protein MWLLIFTGLLTVSFGEETVTNVAKKAVSSSTNVDDIVLLEINIKDPVKRSPVSDSAIYESPGSQFIIRHADGSRELSPEYLAVLRQFTGSEPQPYTSSNNVAQRRPLPAYAKQQQALQQAYYNYRKPTVVPPRSRAQLHPQALGQVEAVAQAQAHVDAQHRAAALQQTRGPSGASTYQVESYTSPKLGTFEQELLQLVSANQAQEFNLIPAQSKGEYSQQGYPIKSAVAPASQLPEQYHIETSPPPRYPPQQRVAATYQSIDTQQPVQLQYQTAQVADYVTKGAQDRPFRPSPQYDYVDDSAQLKAHQAQVQAEAETNARAQAQAEAQALAFQKVAQASYQKHHEAALEQIRIDHERYRQQTALEQIQQGDHVSEAGQAHIEGRLQPKDPEAAYRAKLKAQAAAEAAEARRLQTDAEYKAHADAIRQVEAQQQAHVRAQEKAHHDALNFERNQLRAQAQAQALAQAQAEALYKVYQQSRAKANSEILAVARAQAEAKKVDPEGTPVVQYLLPTTPKLPSPNNYFTNDDVNKYQVSGSTYAPRSVTKPDSTTTSTTSNDHSNVEEQGYVQPVINQPRQMHKLKVAPTQSSVYISQSGLLKKSPFKSLTIEEIIDQDQFNNPQVVRIPSTKDQQPLNQEELSALINAGYSVTPIPQTVVKATQQNYVPENASAVYYLKKQRPVARPEYAAYEEVIQRPRRPTRKNTSDLKQDAINASEKVTYLVPLEPSFGTRQSSLKSNE